One Candidatus Krumholzibacteriia bacterium genomic region harbors:
- a CDS encoding integron integrase: MPNRPPRLLERLDRAIEARHYSHRTRDAYRHWIRRFVHFHGCTHPRDLGAREIEAFLSHLATDCGVSATTQEQALAAILFLYRRVLEIDLPWLDGITRAKKPRRLPTVLTRPEIRAVLRCLNGTPQLIAMLLYGSGLRLMEACTLRNQDLDFGRRTVTVRRGKGRKDRTTVLPGAAIDPLRAHMARCREVHEALVAKGWGWVALPDRLDVKFPRAGQEWAWQWLFPATRSYRCPETGQRRRHHFHESAVQKAVRQAVLMSRIDKRATCHTFRHSFATHLLEDGADIRTVQELLGHASVQTTQIYTHVLGRGAGAVRSPVDGLFDEG; encoded by the coding sequence ATGCCGAACCGGCCCCCGCGCCTGCTCGAACGCCTCGACCGTGCAATCGAGGCCCGCCACTACAGTCACCGCACCCGCGACGCGTACCGGCACTGGATCCGGCGCTTCGTGCACTTCCACGGGTGCACCCACCCCCGCGACCTCGGCGCCCGCGAGATCGAGGCTTTCCTCAGCCATCTGGCCACCGACTGCGGCGTGTCCGCCACCACCCAGGAACAGGCCCTGGCCGCGATCCTGTTCCTGTACCGCCGCGTGCTCGAGATCGACCTCCCCTGGCTCGACGGCATCACCCGCGCCAAGAAACCCCGCCGCCTGCCCACCGTCCTCACACGCCCCGAGATCCGCGCCGTCCTCCGCTGCTTGAACGGAACTCCCCAATTGATCGCCATGCTCCTCTACGGCAGCGGCCTCCGCCTGATGGAGGCCTGCACCCTCCGCAACCAGGACCTCGACTTCGGCCGCCGGACCGTGACCGTCCGCCGCGGCAAGGGCCGCAAGGACCGCACGACCGTCCTGCCCGGCGCGGCCATCGACCCCCTCCGTGCCCACATGGCCCGCTGCAGGGAGGTCCACGAGGCCCTGGTGGCCAAGGGGTGGGGCTGGGTCGCCCTGCCCGACCGCCTGGACGTGAAGTTCCCCCGCGCCGGCCAGGAATGGGCGTGGCAGTGGCTCTTTCCCGCCACCCGCAGCTATCGATGCCCCGAGACCGGACAACGCCGCCGCCACCACTTCCACGAGAGCGCCGTCCAGAAGGCCGTGCGCCAGGCCGTCCTGATGTCCCGGATCGACAAGCGTGCGACCTGCCACACCTTCCGCCACAGCTTCGCCACCCACCTCCTCGAGGACGGCGCGGACATCCGCACCGTGCAGGAGCTGCTGGGCCACGCCAGCGTCCAGACGACCCAGATCTACACGCACGTCCTCGGACGCGGGGCCGGTGCGGTGCGGAGCCCGGTGGACGGGCTGTTCGACGAGGGGTGA